In Pleurocapsa sp. PCC 7319, the following are encoded in one genomic region:
- the moeB gene encoding molybdopterin-synthase adenylyltransferase MoeB — translation MLNPNLEAIDLTKDEYQRYSRHIILPEVGLEGQKRLKAASVLCIGSGGLGSPLLLYLAAAGIGRIGLVDFDIVDSSNLQRQIIHSESWVGKPKIQSAKNRIHSINPHCQVDLYETAISSANALDILAPYDVVIDGTDNFPTRYLTNDACVLLNKPNVYGSIFRFEGQATVFNYEGGPNYRDLYPEPPPPGMVPSCAEGGVLGVLCGIIGTIQATEAIKIILGAENTLSGRLLLYNAWDMKFRELKLRPNPERPVIEKLIDYQEFCGIPQAAAAAAEAGNAIAEMTVQELKQLMETGKDDFVLLDVRNPNEYEIAKIDGSVLIPLSELEDGSSIDKVKELVNGHRLIAHCKLGGRSAKALNILKQKGIEGTNVKGGIIAWSQEIDPSIPQY, via the coding sequence ATGCTCAATCCAAATTTGGAAGCAATCGACCTGACCAAAGATGAATACCAGCGATACTCACGCCATATCATCTTGCCAGAGGTAGGATTAGAAGGACAAAAACGCCTTAAAGCAGCTAGCGTTCTCTGTATCGGTAGTGGTGGTCTTGGTTCTCCCCTATTGTTATATCTGGCAGCAGCAGGTATCGGCAGAATCGGCTTAGTAGACTTTGATATTGTCGATAGTTCTAATTTACAACGTCAAATCATTCATAGTGAATCGTGGGTAGGTAAACCAAAGATTCAATCAGCTAAAAACCGCATTCATAGTATTAATCCCCACTGCCAAGTAGATCTGTACGAAACAGCTATCAGTTCAGCTAATGCCTTAGATATTTTGGCTCCCTATGATGTAGTCATTGATGGCACAGATAACTTCCCCACTCGCTATCTAACCAACGATGCTTGTGTATTACTGAATAAACCTAACGTCTACGGTTCTATCTTTCGTTTTGAAGGACAGGCAACAGTATTTAACTATGAGGGCGGTCCCAACTACCGTGATTTATATCCTGAACCACCACCACCAGGAATGGTTCCATCTTGTGCCGAAGGAGGAGTATTAGGAGTTCTGTGCGGTATTATTGGCACGATTCAAGCCACAGAAGCAATCAAGATTATTTTAGGTGCAGAAAATACCCTAAGTGGTAGATTGCTCCTCTATAATGCCTGGGATATGAAATTCCGCGAGTTGAAATTGCGACCAAATCCCGAACGCCCGGTAATTGAAAAGCTGATTGATTACCAAGAGTTTTGTGGCATTCCTCAAGCCGCCGCCGCCGCTGCCGAAGCAGGTAATGCGATCGCTGAAATGACGGTTCAGGAGTTAAAACAGCTCATGGAAACTGGTAAAGATGATTTTGTGCTTTTGGATGTTCGCAATCCTAATGAATACGAAATTGCCAAAATTGATGGTTCGGTTTTAATTCCCTTATCTGAGCTAGAAGACGGTAGCAGTATCGATAAAGTCAAAGAATTGGTCAATGGTCATCGATTAATTGCTCACTGTAAATTAGGAGGACGTTCGGCAAAGGCTTTGAATATTCTCAAACAGAAAGGAATTGAAGGTACAAACGTCAAGGGTGGTATTATCGCTTGGAGTCAAGAAATTGATCCCAGTATTCCTCAATATTAA
- a CDS encoding PleD family two-component system response regulator, whose amino-acid sequence MKTILIVDDLQSELDLIAKFLLTAGYSIITAKNGEEAIAKTIKNKPDAIVTDWMMPKMGGLDICRKLRRNPETAEIPIIACTVKNRNVDRLWAMKQGVKGYVTKPCTQEQLVSALQEAMG is encoded by the coding sequence ATGAAAACCATTTTAATTGTTGACGATTTACAATCCGAATTAGATTTGATCGCTAAATTTTTGCTCACTGCTGGTTATTCCATAATTACCGCCAAGAATGGAGAAGAAGCGATCGCCAAAACCATCAAAAATAAACCCGATGCGATCGTTACTGATTGGATGATGCCTAAAATGGGAGGGTTAGATATTTGTCGTAAACTCAGAAGAAATCCTGAAACGGCAGAGATTCCTATTATTGCTTGTACTGTTAAAAATAGAAATGTTGATCGCCTCTGGGCAATGAAACAAGGGGTAAAAGGTTACGTTACTAAGCCTTGTACTCAGGAGCAATTGGTCAGTGCGCTACAAGAAGCAATGGGATAA
- a CDS encoding YchJ family protein has translation MSKKLCPCGSKKSYQYCCGMYLSGKKHPETAEKLMRSRYTAFYQGNIDYLIATLHPDQRKSNERTELSNSIKNTQWLGLTIIDTKQGKKNDAIGYVEFEAIYQVNEPAQLHERSRFIKTDKKWFYVDGDILPGTIPKRNAQCWCNSGKKFKQCHGV, from the coding sequence ATGTCTAAAAAATTATGTCCTTGTGGCAGTAAAAAATCATATCAATACTGTTGCGGAATGTATCTCTCAGGAAAAAAGCACCCAGAAACCGCAGAGAAACTTATGCGATCGCGTTACACTGCTTTTTATCAAGGTAATATAGATTATTTGATTGCTACCCTACACCCAGATCAAAGAAAATCTAATGAGCGCACAGAATTAAGCAATAGTATTAAAAATACTCAGTGGTTGGGCTTGACCATTATTGATACCAAGCAAGGAAAAAAAAATGATGCGATCGGCTACGTAGAGTTTGAGGCAATTTATCAGGTCAACGAGCCAGCACAACTCCACGAACGTTCTCGGTTTATTAAGACTGATAAAAAGTGGTTTTATGTAGATGGCGATATTTTACCGGGAACGATACCAAAACGTAATGCACAGTGTTGGTGTAATAGCGGAAAAAAATTTAAACAATGTCATGGTGTTTAG
- the psbA gene encoding photosystem II q(b) protein, with translation MTTTLQQRETRGAWENFCQWVTSTNNRIYVGWFGVLMIPTLLAATVCFLIAFVAAPPVDIDGIREPVAGSLLYGNNIISGAVVPSSNAIGLHFYPIWEAASLDEWLYNGGPYQLVIFHFLIGVFSYLGRQWELSYRLGMRPWICVAYSAPVSAATAVFLIYPLGQGSFSDGMPLGISGTFNFMLVFQAEHNILMHPFHMLGVAGVFGGSLFSAMHGSLVTSSLVRETTETESQNYGYKFGQEEETYNIVAAHGYFGRLIFQYASFNNSRSLHFFLGAWPVIGIWFTAMGISTMAFNLNGFNFNQSIMDSQGRVVNTWADILNRANLGFEVMHERNAHNFPLDLASGEQAPVALTAPAING, from the coding sequence ATGACAACTACTTTACAGCAACGCGAAACTCGCGGCGCTTGGGAGAATTTCTGTCAGTGGGTAACAAGCACTAACAACCGCATCTATGTTGGTTGGTTTGGTGTCTTGATGATTCCTACACTCCTAGCTGCCACAGTCTGTTTTCTAATCGCCTTTGTCGCAGCACCTCCTGTAGACATCGACGGAATCCGCGAACCCGTAGCTGGTTCATTACTTTACGGTAACAACATCATCTCCGGTGCAGTTGTTCCTTCTTCTAACGCGATCGGTCTTCACTTCTACCCCATCTGGGAAGCAGCTTCCTTAGATGAGTGGTTATACAACGGTGGTCCTTACCAACTAGTAATCTTCCACTTCTTGATCGGAGTCTTTTCTTACCTCGGTCGTCAGTGGGAATTATCTTACCGCTTAGGAATGCGTCCTTGGATCTGTGTTGCATATAGTGCACCTGTATCCGCAGCCACAGCAGTATTCTTAATCTATCCTCTAGGACAAGGTTCCTTCTCTGATGGAATGCCTTTAGGAATCAGTGGAACATTCAACTTCATGTTGGTCTTCCAAGCAGAACACAACATCTTAATGCACCCCTTCCACATGTTAGGTGTAGCTGGTGTCTTCGGTGGTTCTCTGTTCTCCGCAATGCACGGTTCTTTGGTAACTTCTTCCTTAGTACGTGAAACAACTGAAACTGAATCACAAAACTACGGTTACAAATTCGGTCAAGAAGAAGAGACTTACAACATTGTGGCAGCACACGGCTACTTCGGTCGTCTCATCTTCCAATATGCTTCTTTCAACAACTCTCGTTCCTTGCACTTCTTCTTAGGTGCATGGCCCGTAATCGGAATCTGGTTTACTGCAATGGGTATTAGCACCATGGCATTTAACCTCAACGGATTCAACTTCAACCAATCGATCATGGATTCTCAGGGACGTGTAGTTAACACATGGGCAGACATCTTAAACCGCGCTAACCTCGGTTTCGAAGTAATGCACGAACGTAACGCTCACAACTTCCCCTTAGACTTAGCAAGTGGCGAGCAAGCTCCCGTAGCTTTAACCGCTCCTGCAATCAACGGGTAG
- a CDS encoding methyl-accepting chemotaxis protein yields MITKEKSAITKAKSQDAGLKNTTPPKSVAKNYQGIDSLRRRLLAGILPAVLLPLVIGGVVGYKMTESRARNQVIEKLEADALLGSKTINTFIRDSYNLVGLVAANPSVIQLMQQGGERAQEQRLVQQPILVLEKEFTTSKLLTIDNNLNNYLEEIVKSTAAEAILLTESHGFNIAYSNPISDFVQSDEEWWQDAQTEGRALEEPDEFDEPGELESSESSESSNESEIINIMAFSQAVTDSQTSKFLGVVKVDIPLGKLNSDLATYLHGANRTYIPKFQIFESDSALILSNIEDTLQNSENQESNFEDVKILGGKPIIQVAKILVEVAENSLSLAEAKQSIMEQPGVSQVRLHQEMIFSVNSIVASFRCQDKIYSISTVPETDFVSTSSVDYDVVASAARNLLAVFTLTTIALGVIASSLIIFLTKRFAKPLEELSEKTQQVRELLQEQKILAEEQRQEKENLEEAIYNLIEEVSNATEGDLTVRAKLDSLELSTVADLFNAIIDNLQEIAIQTKKSTHQVGSSLKQNEQAIRFLASKATAEARETRATVSSIELMSQSIQEVAENANQAEKIADETYSTVLNSTNDMNSTVDSILELRTTVGETAKKMKRLGESTQKIAQAVSFIEEIALKTNVLAINASVEAGRAGEYGQGFTIVAEQVGTLAEQSAAATKKIANIVSTIQAETQEVSLAMESGTVQVVDTTRLVESTKDNLRLVLEKSQRINQLMHSISQKTISQAYTSQSVTNLMEKIAQLSENTSKSSQAVAQSIAETAQVAENLESTVAQFKVAE; encoded by the coding sequence ATGATCACTAAAGAAAAATCGGCGATTACTAAGGCAAAATCTCAAGACGCAGGACTAAAAAACACTACTCCACCCAAGTCGGTAGCTAAAAACTATCAGGGAATAGATTCGCTCCGTCGTCGTCTGCTAGCAGGAATTTTACCAGCAGTATTGCTTCCTTTAGTTATCGGTGGTGTTGTTGGATATAAGATGACTGAAAGTCGAGCCAGAAATCAGGTAATTGAAAAGCTTGAAGCTGATGCTCTTTTGGGAAGTAAAACAATTAATACTTTTATTCGAGACTCTTATAATCTAGTTGGTTTGGTGGCAGCGAATCCTAGTGTGATTCAATTGATGCAACAAGGTGGTGAGCGGGCTCAGGAGCAAAGATTAGTTCAACAACCGATTCTCGTGCTAGAGAAAGAATTTACTACCAGCAAATTATTAACAATCGATAATAATCTGAATAACTATTTAGAAGAGATAGTTAAATCTACTGCCGCGGAGGCAATTCTGTTAACAGAGAGTCATGGCTTTAATATTGCTTATAGCAATCCCATCTCAGATTTTGTTCAAAGCGACGAAGAGTGGTGGCAAGATGCTCAAACGGAAGGAAGAGCTTTGGAAGAACCAGATGAGTTCGACGAGCCTGGTGAATTAGAGTCGTCCGAGTCGTCCGAGTCGTCTAATGAGTCTGAAATTATTAACATCATGGCTTTTTCCCAAGCGGTTACAGATTCTCAGACTAGCAAATTTCTGGGAGTAGTTAAGGTTGATATTCCCTTAGGTAAATTAAATTCCGATCTCGCCACTTACCTTCATGGAGCAAACAGAACCTATATTCCAAAATTTCAAATTTTCGAGTCTGATAGTGCGTTAATTTTGAGTAATATTGAAGATACTCTACAAAATAGCGAAAATCAAGAATCGAATTTCGAAGATGTAAAGATCTTGGGAGGCAAGCCGATTATCCAGGTAGCCAAAATTCTTGTAGAAGTGGCAGAAAATTCCCTCAGTTTGGCAGAAGCAAAACAGTCAATCATGGAGCAACCAGGCGTATCTCAAGTGCGTCTTCACCAAGAAATGATCTTTTCCGTAAATAGCATTGTTGCTTCATTTAGATGTCAAGACAAAATATATAGTATATCTACTGTTCCCGAAACTGATTTCGTATCAACTAGCAGCGTAGATTATGATGTGGTAGCCAGTGCAGCCAGAAATTTACTGGCAGTATTTACCTTAACTACCATTGCTCTGGGAGTGATCGCCTCAAGTTTAATTATTTTTCTCACCAAGCGATTTGCTAAACCTCTAGAGGAACTATCAGAAAAAACACAACAAGTTAGAGAACTACTTCAAGAGCAAAAAATCCTCGCTGAAGAACAACGACAAGAAAAAGAAAACTTAGAAGAAGCAATTTATAACCTGATCGAAGAAGTCTCTAATGCTACAGAAGGTGATTTGACAGTAAGAGCTAAATTAGACTCTTTGGAATTAAGTACAGTTGCGGATTTATTTAACGCTATTATTGATAACTTACAAGAAATTGCGATTCAAACCAAGAAATCTACCCATCAAGTAGGTTCTTCTCTCAAACAAAATGAGCAGGCGATTCGTTTTTTAGCTAGCAAAGCCACCGCTGAGGCAAGAGAAACTCGCGCCACCGTAAGTTCTATAGAACTAATGTCACAATCAATTCAGGAAGTAGCAGAAAATGCCAACCAAGCCGAAAAGATTGCCGACGAAACCTATAGTACTGTTTTAAATAGTACCAACGATATGAATTCAACAGTAGATAGTATCCTAGAACTACGGACTACAGTGGGAGAAACTGCCAAAAAAATGAAACGTTTGGGAGAATCTACGCAGAAAATTGCTCAAGCTGTTTCGTTTATTGAAGAAATTGCCCTCAAAACCAACGTACTAGCAATTAACGCCAGCGTTGAAGCTGGTCGTGCAGGAGAATACGGACAGGGATTTACCATAGTTGCCGAACAAGTCGGTACCTTAGCAGAACAATCTGCAGCAGCCACTAAAAAAATTGCCAACATTGTTTCAACAATACAAGCAGAAACTCAGGAAGTAAGTTTAGCAATGGAATCAGGTACAGTTCAAGTAGTAGATACGACACGCTTAGTCGAATCAACCAAAGATAATTTGAGGTTAGTTCTCGAAAAATCCCAAAGAATTAACCAGTTGATGCACTCTATTTCTCAAAAAACTATATCCCAGGCCTATACTTCTCAAAGTGTTACTAATTTGATGGAAAAAATTGCCCAATTATCGGAAAATACCTCCAAATCTTCCCAAGCAGTAGCACAATCCATTGCCGAAACTGCTCAAGTAGCCGAGAACCTGGAATCTACTGTAGCTCAGTTTAAAGTAGCCGAATAA
- a CDS encoding chemotaxis protein CheW — translation MTNPSPASRIQDNLPELFKANLAPGDAYIRFQLTSNITALISMQQVQGSLIVDAQKVTPLPSMPEFVIGMINSRDRVFCLFDLAQLLTLPSDLSSPRQYQVIVLQTVAEQPIYIGLAVSALQGIVRLTAKQIQSSLDTVVSNLTAFTSGTVQEQEITIPVLEFNRILKALTAVEHN, via the coding sequence ATGACAAATCCTAGTCCGGCTTCGAGAATTCAAGACAATCTACCAGAACTATTCAAGGCCAATTTAGCTCCAGGAGATGCTTATATCAGATTTCAATTGACATCAAACATCACAGCTTTGATATCCATGCAACAGGTACAAGGCTCGTTAATAGTTGACGCGCAGAAAGTAACTCCTCTACCGAGTATGCCAGAATTTGTCATTGGCATGATCAATTCTCGCGATCGCGTGTTTTGCCTTTTTGATTTAGCTCAATTACTAACCTTGCCCTCTGATTTAAGTTCTCCTCGGCAGTATCAAGTTATTGTGTTACAAACTGTTGCTGAACAACCAATTTATATTGGATTAGCTGTGTCTGCTCTTCAGGGAATTGTCCGTTTAACAGCCAAACAAATTCAATCATCTTTAGATACTGTTGTTTCTAATCTAACTGCCTTTACCAGTGGTACAGTACAGGAGCAAGAAATCACAATTCCTGTATTGGAATTTAACCGCATTTTGAAAGCTTTAACCGCAGTCGAACACAACTGA
- a CDS encoding response regulator, which yields MDSEQQIRLNFLDEVEEYFDRMESNLLGLANAAIDPQQLDIVLRAAHSIKGGAAMMGFNVLSQVAHRLEDYFKILRVRHTSGRVSTLIETLLLEGVDSLRYISELNRQGVVLVESEPDDYTNGTFAVRTQPIFKQLKLHLGVLEDADEDALIAQDENIDPALLIFEEGVDRVLEGFTSQLEELSSAELTQELIATAQELASFGMMANLETFIQLSKSIQQQAEIIAPQEIFPLAEQALKVWRRSHALVVRGSIEKLPSCLENMKESNDIVSLDSSTTADNDDTDSQTQEILEDSSIEINSNLLEDNSLELSELESVFEAAQQDVDFNLLEDNSLELSELESVFEAAQQDADFNLLEDNSLELSELGSAFETAQQDADFNLLEDNSLEVSELELAFEQKEQDVDSHSSEDNSLGLSELELALGKTEQDVDSHSLEDNSLELNERQSASESDTLEIEEETQILTSVEAQNPLVPLSLENSSSAGQVDEMVRVPAAQLKQFNNIFEQLIVDRNTINLRLQQLQYIISLMKQRMARMEKSNTQLKQWYDRAALEGFLVKSSQTLSGQSEATGTNTKQSNTKQSFPNPDISLNSDNFAEEETNNKLQGNSPQDNFDVLEMDRYTDIHLICQEQIETIVQLQEVTTDIELGAEDINHAVRDLRYTTKSMQGNVIRTQMIPFAEVVKRFPRVIRDLNLQSKKQVNLKIKGDNTLIDRSVVKALGDPLIQLLRNAFDHGIEDTDTRVDAGKPPSGTITIQASNQGTYNIVTLSDDGGGICLDKIQERLLEMGMTQSEVEQIPEAELLDFIFDPGFSTSEKVTQLSGRGVGMDVVQTNLQAIRGDVRVATKQGQGTTFTLKIPFTLSILRVAIVEQAGIIFAIPASSIQELIPVRPGQIKTTEDTKNILWNQQEIPLVEIERALVYHRCDRTVNLISNPAINKTMAIVVEDENSFTAIQISHFYHEQESTIRSIDSPIPLPPGVISSVVFGDGKVIPLIDPQLLIEECLNNQASKYQFEQKSNKNQNRSATKTILIVDDSINIRRYLSLTLEKAGYRVEQAKDGQEAVDKLLSGLSVQLIICDIEMPLLDGYGLLEEIKERAEFADLPIAMLTSRSNEKHRKLAMNLGAVAYFAKPYNEQELLAKLAELLQK from the coding sequence ATGGATTCAGAACAACAAATTCGCCTTAATTTTCTCGATGAGGTCGAAGAATACTTTGATCGAATGGAGTCTAATCTCTTAGGATTAGCCAATGCTGCCATCGATCCTCAACAGCTAGACATAGTCCTGCGGGCTGCCCACTCCATTAAAGGCGGAGCAGCAATGATGGGTTTCAATGTCTTAAGTCAAGTTGCCCATCGCTTGGAAGATTATTTTAAAATTTTACGAGTTCGTCATACTTCTGGTCGAGTGAGTACTTTAATCGAGACTCTTTTATTAGAAGGCGTTGATAGCTTACGCTATATCAGTGAGCTGAATCGTCAAGGTGTAGTACTTGTAGAATCTGAGCCTGACGATTATACCAATGGTACATTTGCCGTTCGTACCCAACCAATTTTCAAGCAGTTAAAACTGCATCTTGGAGTTCTTGAAGATGCAGACGAAGATGCCTTAATTGCTCAAGATGAAAATATCGATCCAGCTTTACTAATCTTTGAGGAAGGAGTCGATCGAGTTTTAGAAGGTTTTACCAGCCAACTAGAAGAATTAAGTAGTGCTGAACTAACTCAAGAATTAATCGCCACAGCTCAAGAATTAGCTTCCTTTGGCATGATGGCAAATCTCGAAACCTTTATCCAACTGAGTAAGTCGATTCAACAACAAGCAGAAATCATTGCTCCACAGGAGATTTTTCCTTTAGCAGAGCAAGCTTTAAAAGTTTGGCGGCGATCGCACGCTTTAGTTGTACGGGGAAGCATTGAGAAATTACCCTCGTGTCTGGAAAACATGAAGGAGAGTAATGACATAGTAAGTCTAGACTCTAGTACTACTGCTGATAATGATGATACTGATTCCCAAACTCAAGAAATTTTAGAGGATAGTTCGATTGAGATCAACTCAAATCTTTTAGAGGATAACTCCCTGGAGCTAAGTGAGCTAGAGTCGGTTTTTGAGGCAGCACAACAGGATGTAGATTTTAATCTTTTAGAGGATAACTCCCTGGAGCTAAGTGAGCTAGAGTCGGTTTTTGAGGCAGCACAACAGGATGCAGATTTTAATCTTTTAGAAGATAACTCCCTGGAGCTGAGTGAGTTAGGGTCGGCTTTTGAGACTGCACAACAGGATGCAGATTTTAATCTTTTAGAAGATAACTCCCTGGAAGTGAGTGAGTTAGAGTTGGCTTTTGAACAAAAAGAACAAGATGTAGATTCGCATTCTTCAGAAGATAATTCTTTAGGGCTGAGCGAGCTAGAGTTGGCTTTGGGAAAAACAGAACAAGATGTAGATTCGCATTCTTTAGAAGATAATTCTCTAGAACTAAATGAGCGACAGTCGGCTTCTGAATCAGATACTTTAGAGATCGAGGAAGAAACACAAATTTTGACTTCAGTAGAAGCTCAGAATCCACTTGTTCCTTTATCTTTAGAGAATTCTTCATCAGCCGGGCAAGTAGATGAGATGGTTCGAGTTCCTGCTGCACAACTAAAACAATTTAATAATATTTTTGAACAATTAATTGTCGACCGTAATACCATTAATCTGAGACTCCAACAATTGCAATACATCATCTCCTTGATGAAGCAGCGAATGGCTCGGATGGAGAAGTCGAACACTCAATTAAAACAATGGTACGATCGCGCTGCTTTAGAAGGATTTCTCGTCAAATCGTCACAGACTCTATCTGGACAAAGCGAAGCAACTGGAACTAATACCAAACAATCTAATACCAAACAATCTTTTCCAAATCCCGATATTTCCCTAAACAGTGATAATTTTGCTGAAGAAGAGACAAACAATAAGCTACAAGGCAATTCGCCTCAAGATAACTTTGATGTTTTAGAAATGGATCGCTACACTGATATTCATCTCATTTGTCAAGAACAGATCGAAACGATTGTCCAATTACAAGAAGTTACCACGGACATCGAATTGGGAGCAGAAGATATTAACCACGCGGTTCGTGACCTACGCTACACTACTAAATCGATGCAGGGTAATGTGATTAGGACTCAAATGATACCTTTTGCAGAAGTAGTGAAACGTTTTCCGAGAGTAATTCGCGATCTAAATCTTCAGTCCAAAAAACAGGTTAATCTCAAAATCAAAGGAGACAATACTCTCATAGATCGCTCTGTGGTTAAAGCTCTTGGCGATCCTTTAATACAATTGTTACGTAATGCTTTCGATCACGGAATTGAAGACACTGACACTCGAGTTGATGCTGGCAAACCCCCATCAGGAACAATTACCATTCAAGCTAGCAATCAAGGTACTTATAATATTGTTACCCTCAGCGATGATGGAGGTGGCATCTGTTTAGATAAAATTCAAGAGCGCCTTTTAGAGATGGGGATGACTCAATCTGAAGTTGAGCAAATACCAGAAGCAGAATTACTGGACTTTATCTTTGATCCTGGATTTAGTACCTCAGAAAAGGTGACTCAACTTTCGGGTAGGGGAGTGGGTATGGATGTAGTGCAGACTAATCTTCAAGCAATTCGTGGTGATGTTCGGGTGGCTACGAAACAAGGACAAGGTACGACATTTACCCTCAAGATTCCTTTCACTTTATCAATTTTAAGAGTGGCAATTGTGGAACAGGCTGGCATTATTTTTGCTATTCCTGCCAGTAGTATTCAAGAGCTTATCCCGGTGAGACCAGGGCAAATTAAAACTACTGAAGATACTAAAAATATACTTTGGAATCAGCAAGAAATTCCTCTAGTAGAAATAGAAAGAGCTTTGGTTTATCATCGTTGCGATCGCACTGTTAATTTAATCAGCAATCCTGCCATAAATAAAACTATGGCTATAGTGGTAGAAGATGAAAATTCATTCACAGCCATACAAATTAGTCACTTTTATCACGAGCAAGAGTCGACTATCAGATCGATTGATAGTCCGATTCCTTTGCCTCCTGGTGTGATTAGCTCAGTTGTTTTTGGTGATGGAAAAGTTATTCCGTTAATCGATCCTCAATTACTGATAGAAGAATGCTTAAATAATCAGGCTAGCAAATATCAATTTGAGCAAAAGAGTAACAAAAATCAGAATCGATCTGCAACTAAAACTATTCTGATAGTTGACGATTCGATTAATATTCGACGCTATCTTAGTTTGACTTTAGAAAAAGCAGGTTATCGGGTAGAACAAGCCAAAGATGGTCAAGAAGCTGTAGATAAGTTACTGAGTGGGCTTTCAGTACAATTAATAATTTGTGATATAGAAATGCCTTTACTAGATGGTTATGGTCTTCTCGAAGAAATAAAAGAACGAGCTGAATTTGCCGATCTTCCAATAGCAATGTTAACTTCTCGTAGTAATGAAAAACATCGAAAACTAGCTATGAATTTAGGGGCAGTTGCTTATTTTGCCAAACCCTATAATGAACAAGAATTATTAGCCAAACTAGCAGAACTATTGCAGAAGTAA
- a CDS encoding response regulator, whose protein sequence is MATTIRIHPGGLLSRIANSNSSGCLELDEGLVSWKIYLQHGNLKYAYCSAQLLDQLKYYLHYLGWQQALIALKSPAYLELQFQIQEREQSADRHLYCQVISWLLAEKHLDSYQGLKLIECMTQDALQSCLWLNRGTYSWHNREPIPFWIRKYFGDSLYPNLSECLNTELNRVKKWQSCSSKLLSVHQRPYLASGWQQKTLPSSGQLSYVALEKLAPVMRGAASIRQLSLWLQKDELQVAQILSPYINHQIICLRNAQPPLDLLPSIPRTSRNNNQHQSSQGTLNKRKKIVCIDDSPIILNALKRFIDQEKFKVTVVNDPVEAVPIIFRLKPDLILLDITMPKINGYKLCTLLRASEHCMETPIIMVTGNTGFIDKARAKIAGATDYLTKPFTKQGLTKIIEKYLD, encoded by the coding sequence ATGGCAACAACTATAAGAATCCATCCTGGAGGATTATTATCTCGAATAGCGAACTCGAATAGTTCTGGTTGTCTAGAATTAGATGAGGGATTGGTTTCTTGGAAAATTTATTTACAGCATGGAAACTTAAAGTATGCATATTGTTCTGCACAATTATTAGACCAGCTAAAGTATTATTTACATTATCTAGGGTGGCAACAAGCCCTAATAGCTCTAAAATCTCCAGCTTATCTAGAGTTACAATTTCAAATACAGGAACGGGAACAATCTGCTGATCGCCATCTTTATTGTCAGGTTATTTCTTGGCTACTGGCAGAAAAACATCTCGATTCATATCAAGGATTAAAACTAATTGAATGTATGACTCAAGATGCGCTACAGTCTTGTCTTTGGCTCAATAGAGGTACTTATTCATGGCACAATCGAGAACCTATCCCGTTTTGGATTAGAAAATACTTTGGAGATTCTTTATATCCGAATCTATCAGAATGTTTGAATACAGAGCTAAATAGGGTCAAAAAATGGCAAAGTTGCAGTAGTAAATTGCTTTCTGTTCATCAACGTCCTTATTTAGCTTCTGGTTGGCAACAAAAAACACTTCCAAGTTCTGGACAATTAAGTTATGTAGCCCTGGAAAAGCTTGCCCCCGTGATGCGTGGAGCTGCTAGCATTCGTCAATTATCGTTATGGTTACAAAAAGATGAGCTTCAAGTTGCTCAGATTTTATCTCCATATATCAATCATCAGATAATATGTTTACGCAATGCTCAACCACCTTTAGATTTGTTGCCTAGCATTCCTCGAACATCAAGAAATAATAATCAGCATCAGTCTTCTCAAGGTACCTTAAATAAAAGGAAAAAAATAGTGTGTATTGATGATAGTCCCATAATCTTAAACGCACTAAAACGTTTTATAGATCAAGAAAAATTTAAAGTTACTGTGGTTAACGATCCTGTAGAAGCAGTACCGATTATTTTTCGCCTCAAACCAGATTTGATTTTACTAGATATTACAATGCCTAAAATTAATGGTTATAAACTATGTACTTTATTAAGGGCGAGTGAACATTGCATGGAGACTCCCATAATTATGGTGACAGGAAATACTGGCTTCATTGATAAAGCTAGAGCCAAGATTGCGGGGGCAACAGATTATCTTACTAAACCTTTCACTAAGCAAGGGTTAACCAAAATCATCGAAAAGTACCTAGATTAA